A stretch of DNA from Bacillota bacterium:
TCCCCGGCCCTCAGGATCTCCGATCCCGCCAGGCCCACCAGCACGAGCCCGTCATCCACCCGCGCCACAGCCCGGGCAATGGCATCGGCCAGGGAGGCGTCCCGGGCGGCCAGGTTGTACAGGGCACCGTGGGCCTTGACGTGGCGGAGGGCCACCCCCGCCGCCCGGCAAAAGGCCCAGAGCGCGCCCACCTGGTACATGACGAAGGCTTCCACTTCTGCCGGGGTCAGGGCCAGGTAGCGCCGGCCGAATCCCTGCAGGTCCGGGTAGCCGGGATGGGCTCCCACGGCGGCGCCCGCGTCCCTCGCCATAACCACCGTACGCTGCATCACCAGGGGATCGCCGGCGTGCATGCCGCAGGCCACATTCACCGACGTCACCTGCCTGATGACCTCCTCGTCCTCTCCCAACCGGTATGCCCCGAAGCTCTCCCCCACGTCCGCGTTTAGATCGACCCTGAGCACTGCTCATCACCTCGCCCACGCTGCCTCCGTGCAGGGATTCGCGGCCCGGGCGGTGTCGACCTCTCCCGGCGTGCAACCTTTGCCCCCGCCCGCCCGTCTATCCACGGGGCACGAAAGGGGACGACACAGGACGTTCCCCGACGTCGACGGGCATTGGGCGGAACATGCGATCAGGAGGGCCCTGCAGCGGGGATTCGTGCACGGATATCCCGACGGGCTTTCCGGCCCGACTGGCGCCCGAGTAATGCAGATGCCCCCCGCGGCAAGACACCCGCCGCACACAGGTGTGGGGAGGGCGACTGCCCTCCCCACATCACGCCAGGTTGGGGGGATTCACTCAGGCTGGCCCGTCCCTCACGCTGGAGGGTCGAACTGCGGCGGGTACCCGGGTGGGCACGGGATCTTGGGCGCAACCACGCACTGGGCGGGCACGCAGAACCCGTAGGCCGGCACCAGCAGCTTCACCAGCGCCTTGGACTGCACCAGGATGCACAGGTGGAACGTGCAGCACACCTGGGTATCGGCCACCGCGCACGGCCCGCACGAGAAGTCTGGCACCTCGCACTGGATGGTGGTCCCGGCGGGGGCGTACAGCACCACGGTCTTCACGAAGGTGAAGCTCTGGGTGAAGGTACATCTGGTGGTGCCATCCGGGTTCAGGACCGTGATGTCGACCGTCACCACAAAGACGATGCTCACGCTCACGAAGCCAGGCTGACCGGGCACGGGCACCGGGGTACCGGGAGTACAGGTGACGCTGGTGATGGTGCACGTGGCCGTGGAACCAGCCGGTGCAGGCGGTACACACGTCAGGGGCAAGATGAAGCAGGCTTCCCGATCTTCGTTCTGGAAGCAGAAGTCGTAGACCTTCTCCACCAGGATGCACACGATCTCCGTGGGCGGCGGGCACCCCTCCGGCGGGCACTTGCCCGGAACCACCTCCTTGGGCGCGAACCTGGTCTTCAGCTTCTCGTCGCTCATTCTCTTCCCTCCTTCCTCTTCCTCGCTTCAGCCGGCAGCTTATGTCGTCACCTTCTGTCGCAATCCAGTGAACCGCTGCCAGCATTGCTTCCTGCTCCAGATTATGATGATGAGGTCCACACGGTGCAGACGGCATACGATGGACCGGGAGGACGGGAAATGGCAGACCGGCTGGAGCCCCTGCGCCCCTACCTCGAGCAGCTGGAAGTATGTATCCGCAGCGCCTTCGACACGGCGCTGGAGCTGGAAGAAGAGCAGCACCGGCTCGAGCAGGAGCTGCAAACACTTAAGGACGCCATGGCCGGGCACGAGAACCGGTTGGCCTCGTTACGTGCTTCCCTGGAGGAGTCCCGCCAGCAGCGCTCCCGCCTGGAGCGAGACCTGGAGGCCGCCCGGCGGGACCGGCGCGCGCTGGAGGAGGAAGTCCGCAAACTGAGGGCGGAAAAGAGCTCTCTTGAGGAGGAAGCCAGCAGGCTGCGGGAGCAAACCCAGACCCTCGGGGAGCGGGTGCGGGCTCTGGAAACGCAGCTGAACCAGGCCACGCTGCAGGAAAAGCAACGGCGCCGGCGCTGGAAGTGGTAGATTCTCTGGCAGTTTAAGCCAACAGGTCCCGTGGAGGGAGCAGAAAGAGCTTCCGGCCTCACGGGAGAGATATCCTTTGCCCACCGGCCGCGAGCCGGGGTGGCACGGGTTGTCCATGGCCAGAAGCACCTTTACACTGGGAGGGAGGCAACATAAAAGGAGGTAATGCCGTTGCGGAAGACATGGTTACTGGCAGTCTGCCTCGTGGCGGTGATGTTCGCCCTGCCCCTCACCGCCCATGCCTCCTGGTACTGGCGATCCCTCCCGGCCACACCTTCTCCCGCCCCTCAGCCGGCACCAGCCCCGGAGCCATCACCCCAGCCGGCACCGGCACCTCAGCCCGCGCCGTCACCGAACCCCGCTCCCCCGTCCACCGGCGAGCCCGCGCCTCTCACCTCCGAAGAGGCCGTCGCAGTCCACCTGGTGAATGAGGCCAGGTCCCGGGCAGGGTTGCCGCCTCTCACCGTGGATCCCGTGCTCACCGAACTGGCCCGTAAGAAGAGCCAGGACATGGTGGTGAACAGCTACTTCTCTCACGTGTCGCCCACCTACGGCACGGCCTACCAGATGGAAGTGGCCGCGGGCATCCGGGCTCCCGTCATGGGAG
This window harbors:
- a CDS encoding 5-oxoprolinase subunit PxpA translates to MLRVDLNADVGESFGAYRLGEDEEVIRQVTSVNVACGMHAGDPLVMQRTVVMARDAGAAVGAHPGYPDLQGFGRRYLALTPAEVEAFVMYQVGALWAFCRAAGVALRHVKAHGALYNLAARDASLADAIARAVARVDDGLVLVGLAGSEILRAGERAGLRVAAEVFADRGYLPDGTLVPRGQPDSVIHDPQVVANRVLMMVREGRASASDGSAIAVRADTVCFHGDTPGAANLVRQVRARLEGAGVRVAPMSDRLGEAGAG
- a CDS encoding CAP domain-containing protein codes for the protein MRKTWLLAVCLVAVMFALPLTAHASWYWRSLPATPSPAPQPAPAPEPSPQPAPAPQPAPSPNPAPPSTGEPAPLTSEEAVAVHLVNEARSRAGLPPLTVDPVLTELARKKSQDMVVNSYFSHVSPTYGTAYQMEVAAGIRAPVMGAENIAKARNARYAHAMFMASQGHRANILNPRHTRVGIGIVANGPYGIAETQLFIGD